The following nucleotide sequence is from Desulfofundulus luciae.
TGATCCAGCATGTGGTGATCGTAGGCCTTCAGCCGGATGCGAATCTTTTGCTTTTTCAAGGGTCTACCTCCTTTCAAACCCGGCAAAGGGGTTTTCGTAAATATGAGAAGTGGGATGTGGGATGCTTTCCATTACTGGCCCCACTTTCCACTTCCCACTTCTCGTTCCAGCCGGCTACTCGATAATCTGGGTGACCACGCCGGCTCCGACGGTACGGCCACCTTCCCGGATGGCGAAGCGCAGCCCTTCTTCAATGGCAATGGGGGTGA
It contains:
- a CDS encoding EF-Tu C-terminal domain-related protein, whose translation is TPIAIEEGLRFAIREGGRTVGAGVVTQIIE